A segment of the Hallerella succinigenes genome:
AACCCCAGCAATTAACGTGTCGAACAAGGTATCTTTCCTGTCGCCGTCATTCACGTGGCCTCCGATGCCCAGCGAAAGTTTCTGAGCCAGACGCTTCTCGGAACCGCATCGGCGGTAACTCAACAATTTGCCTTCTGCATTTTGCACAAGCACATACGGAATCAGTTGCTTTTTCGTGGAGTCGTTTTCAGCTTCTGCACGGGGCACAAAATGGTATGGAAATTTGTTCAGCGTTGCAACCGACAACGGAAAAAATTCTTTGGTCAAGTCAAAGAAATTTTCCAAATCCGAACGACAGACATATACAATATTCTCATTCTTCATAAATGCACCCTTTTTCAATTTTCACGATGTTGTCGTCAAGCCAGTCTTTCACTTTCAGGTTCATTTCGTTCAGCAGCTTCATTTTTTCTCTATACGGCAAGAAAGC
Coding sequences within it:
- a CDS encoding NUDIX domain-containing protein — encoded protein: MKNENIVYVCRSDLENFFDLTKEFFPLSVATLNKFPYHFVPRAEAENDSTKKQLIPYVLVQNAEGKLLSYRRCGSEKRLAQKLSLGIGGHVNDGDRKDTLFDTLIAGVCREIKEEIGADIDPESLKLLGLINEEQTEVGHVHTGVVFSLLVDDSVLVFDSEIGSPQWIDPNTLDKTSAELWSYLALKLL